From one Grus americana isolate bGruAme1 chromosome 32, bGruAme1.mat, whole genome shotgun sequence genomic stretch:
- the LOC129198259 gene encoding butyrophilin subfamily 1 member A1-like, with the protein MDARSLDIRWIRHRFSKTVHHYRNGEDLYSEQLREYVGRTELVRNGLSSGRLDLRISGLRPSDDGQYICTVTDDASYGEAMVKLEVAATGSVPQLSLEAYEDGGIRVVCRSAGWYPQPEVLWRDPDGHRLPSVSQRHSSDARGLFDIEGVIVVSNGKRRGKWSCVVRNSRLNQEQETSLHISGATMAARHYVVTLDPNSAHPELVLSADGRSVRRGRARQDLPDTPERFDTRCCVLGQEGFREGRHCWEVEVKGKVGGDSWWAVGVARDSVDRKGDTDLSPAGGIWGLGHWEGHFVSLTSPPRSLGRVPRRFWVCLDCTQGLVTFIDADSGVEIFTFPPALFNGETIRPWFWVETEETQLCLRDCTS; encoded by the exons ATGGACGCTCGGAGCTTGGACATCAGGTGGATCCGGCACCGGTTCTCCAAAACGGTGCACCACTACCGAAACGGAGAGGACCTGTACAGTGAACAGCTGAGGGAATATGTTGGGAGGACAGAGTTGGTCAGAAATGGTCTCTCCAGTGGACGCCTGGACTTGCGAATCTCTGGGTTGAGACCCTCTGACGATGGTCAGTACATCTGCACTGTGACAGATGATGcctcttatggagaagctaTGGTGAAGCTGGAGGTAGCAG ccacaggctctgtTCCTCAGCTCTCCCTCGAGGCTTATGAGGACGGAGGCATCCGGGTGGTGTGTCGATCGGCCGGCTGGTACCCACAACCGGAGGTGCTGTGGAGAGATCCTGATGGGCACCGTCTCCCCTCAGTGTCCCAGAGACATTCCTCTGATGCGAGGGGCCTGTTTGACATTGAAGGCGTCATCGTTGTGTCCAATGGGAAGAGACGTGGGAAATGGTCCTGCGTGGTCAGGAACAGCCGCCtcaaccaggagcaggagacgtccctgcacatctcaggtgcAACGATGGCAGCCAGGCACT acGTGGTGACCCTCGATCCAAACTCAGCTCATCCTGAACTTGTCCTGTCAGCggatgggagaagtgtgagaaggggaagagcacggCAGGACCTGCCCGACACCCCTGAGAGATTTGACACtcggtgctgtgtgctgggccaggaggggttcagggaggggaggcactgctgggaggtggaggtgaaggggaaggtgggaggtgattcctggtgggctgtgggggtggccagggactcTGTGGACAGGAAGGGGGATACGGAcctgagccctgcaggagggatctggggactggggcactgggaagggcactttgtgtctctcacctctcctccccGTTCCCTGGGCCGGGTCCCCAGGAGAttctgggtctgtctggactGCACGCAGGGGCTGGTGACTTTCATCGATGCTGACAGTGGGGTCGAGATCTTCACTTTCCCACCAGCCCTGTTCAATGGAGAGACCATCCGACCCTGGTTTTGggtggagacagaggaaaccCAGCTGTGCCTGAGGGACTGCACCTCCTAG